The Cervus elaphus chromosome 12, mCerEla1.1, whole genome shotgun sequence genome includes a region encoding these proteins:
- the CCDC196 gene encoding putative coiled-coil domain-containing protein 196 yields MTSASNSPESYLSSKTRSSKLDDNYLKELNEDLKLRKQELLEILKPLEDKNNLLFQKLMSNLEEKQRSLQIMREIMAGKENDDSSVIELIKEAEEMKQNLERKNKMLRKEMEMLWNKTFNTEEFSDEERVLQIKNKSDLQDGKAPKTPSSSRKTKNELETLYAEKVKEIRKEKKQRKMEWVRYQEQANIIQNDFNGKVIELRIEALKNYQKANDLKLSLYIQQNFEPKQEFLNLPRSQGTVDTTTMRRETTYKNESNVRILGSKTYTEQQRAKGSQFDDTRGRLFFLRSRPDEVLKD; encoded by the exons ATGACAAGTGCTTCAAACTCTCCAGAATCTTACTTATCTTCCAAAACAAG AAGTTCTAAATTAGATGACAACTACTTGAAGGAGTTAAATGAGGACTTAAAACTGAGGAAGCAGGAACTGCTAGAGATACTAAAACCTCTAGAAGACAAGAACAACCTGTTGTTCCAGAAGTTGATGTCTAACttggaggaaaaacaaagaag tcTACAGATCATGAGGGAGATCATGGCAGGGAAGGAGAATGATGACTCCTCAGTCATCGAGCTCATtaaggaagcagaagagatgaagcAGAATCTG gaaaggaaaaataagatgCTTCGCAAGGAAATGGAGATGCTGTGGAAcaag ACATTCAACACAGAAGAATTCAGTGATGAAGAAAGAGTACTGCAGATAAAGAACAAATCAGACTTACAGGATGGAAAG gCTCCCAAAACCCCCTCATCATCTAGGAAGACCAAGAATGAACTGGAGACATTGTATGCAGAGAAAGTGAAGGAAATAAGGAAG gaaaagaaacagaggaaaatggaATGGGTCAGGTATCAGGAACAAGCCAACATCATTCAG AATGACTTTAATGGCAAAGTGATTGAGCTGAGAATCGAAGCCTTGAAGAACTACCAGAAGGCCAATGATCTGAAGTTATCACTGTACATACAGCAGAATTTTGAGCCAAAGCAAGAATTTTTGAATCTTCCCAGATCCCAAG GTACCGTGGACACTACAACTATGAGAAGAGAGACTACCTACAAAAATGAATCTAATGTG AGAATTCTGGGATCAAAGACCTACACAGAACAACAAAGAGCTAAAGGAAGTCAGTTTGATGATACAAGAGGGAGGCTCTTTTTTCTGAGGTCAAGGCCAGATGAAGTGCTGAAGGATTAG